Genomic DNA from Actinopolymorpha sp. NPDC004070:
NNNNNNNNNNNNNNNNNNNNNNNNNNNNGCCGTACGAGGTCGCCTGCCGCCACATGCACGAGGAACCGCTCTCACCTTCCGTTCTCACTCCCGGCCTTCCGCCGGAGTACGACGCGATCGTGCTGCGCGCCCTGCAGAAGGATCCGGACCGCCGCTACCAGTCCGCGGCCAGCATGCGCCGTGCGATCTCGCGCGTCATAGCTTCGGGCCTCCGCGTCTCCTGACCGTCCGTAGGTCACGCAGTGCGGAAGGCCTCGGCGAAGGTGAACGTGCCGCGGAGTGTGGGGTCGTACGCGGTCAACGTGCGTACCTGAAACGCCGCGTCGAGGTACCCCCGACTGCAGACCGCGTGACCGACTACCTCGTCCCGGTCTCCGATCACCACCACACACAGCGGCGGCAGCCAGTCGGGTCCGGTACGGAGCCGGTCGAGGATCGAGACCTCGACCGGGAGCTGTCGCTCACCCCTTCAGGCCGCTGTTGGCGACGCCCTCGATCACGTAGCGCTGCACCACCACGTACAGGATCAACACCGGGATGGCGGCCACGCTCGCCCCGGCCATCACCACGGGATAGTCGGTGGTGTAGGCACCCTGGAGGGTGGCCAGGCCGGGCGCCAGCGTCATCTTGTTCGGGCTGAAGAGCACGAACACCGGCCACACGAAGTCGTTCCAGGCGCCGAGGAAGCTCAGCACCGCAAGCGTCACCAGCCCCGGTTTCGACAGCGGCAGCACGATCCGGGTGAAGATCGTCCACGAGTTCGCACCGTCGATCAGGGCGCTCTCCTCCAGTTCGCGGGGGATCGACAGGAAGAACTGGCGCAGGAAGAAGACGCCGAACGCGCCGGCCGCGCCCGGCACCACCAGCGCCCAGTAGCTGTCCAGCCAGCCGAGCTTGCTCATGGTGAGGTAGTTCGGCATGAAGAAGATGAAGCCGGGCACGAAGAGCGTGGCGATGAGGATGCCGAAGAGCAGGTTCCGCCCGGCGAAGCTCATCCGGGCCAGTGCGTAGGCCGCGGCCGACGCCACTGCCACGGTGAGCAGCATGTGCAGCACCGAGACCGCCAGCGAGTTGAGCAACCACGTGTAGACGGGGTTCGCGGCGTCGTCGAAGATCACCTTGTACGCCCGCAGGGTCCACTCGGTGGGCAGAACCCGGATCGGGATCGAGCGGGCATCGGACTCGGTCTTGAACGTGGTGAGCAGCATCCACAGCAACGGCAGGACGAAGATCAGCGAGATCACCGTCATCGCGACGTAGGTCAGCGGCCCCACCCTGGTTCGGGAGTAGCCCGTCTGATGAGTCCGCCGGCGGAGTGCGGTGGAGGAGTCGACTCCGGACGGACCGCTGGTGATCAACTTGGTCGTCGTCATGACGGTCTGCGCTCCCGCATGATCAGGAAGTTGGCGATGGAGATGATCGTCAGGGCCAGTGCCAGCACGTAGCTCATCGCCGCGGCGGTGCCCATCCGGAAGCCACGCAGGCCCTCGTTGGTCATCGCCATGATGGCCGTCGTGGTGCTGTCACCCGGACCACCTCTGGTCAGGATGTACGGCTGCCCGAACAGGTTCGCGCTGGCGAGGATCGTCGTCGTCACCACGAACAGGAAGATGTTGCGCAGGCCCGGTACGGTCACGTGACGAAACCGCGCCCATCGCCCGGCGCCGTCCAGCTCCGCCGCCTCGTACAGCTCTCCGGGCAGACCCTGCAACCCGGCCAGGAAGATCACCGCGTTGAAGCCGATCGTCCACCAGATCGTGGTGACCAGGATCGTGATCCAGGCCTGCGGCTGGGTGGTCAGCCAGGAGACCTTCGGCAGCCCGATCCCGCTCAGGATGCCGTTGATCAGCCCGACCTCGGGGTCGAAGAGGTAGCCGAAGAGCAGGCCGACCACCGCGACCCCGAGCACGAACGGCGTGAAGACGACCGCACGGAAGAAGGTGCGGCCGGCGAACTTCTGGTTGAGCAGCAGCGACAACCCCAGCGGGATCGCCACCAGGAACGGCACGCTCATCAGCACGAACAGGAAGGTGTTCTTCATGCCGTTCCAGAACGGATGGAAGATCACCGAGCCGGCGTCGAGCAGGTCGCGGTAGTTCTGCAGCCCCACCCAGGGCTTGCCGGGCAACATGAAGTCCCAGTTGTGCAGGCTCATCCAGAAACCGAAGACCGCCGGGCCCACCACGAACGTCAACAGCAGCACGACGTACGGCGCGACGAAGAGGTACGGCGTCAGTGGACGGTGGTGCCGCAACGCGGTCCGGCTCATGGTCGCGGCTCCCGATCGCGGCGATTGCTCATCCGCTGTACTTCTTCTTGTTGGCGGTCAGGATCTGGTCGCCCTTCTGGGCCGCGTCCTGCAACGCCTGCGCGACCGGCTTCTTTCCGGTCACGGCCAGGCTGACCGCCTTGCTCCACTCGGGATCGGTGTCGCCGGCGCCCGGCACGTTGGGCGGGAAGTGCGCCCAGTCGATCATCTTCTCGAACTGCTTCACGTCGGTGTACTGCGCGAACTCCGACGACTCGCGCACCGACTTGCGGGCCGGCACCATCCCGGCCTCGGCCCAGCCGACGGAGTTCTGGCTCATCCAGTTGACGAAGACGCGCGCAGCGGTGGCCTTGTTCTTGTCCTGGTTGGTCTGCCGCGGCAGCGTGAAGCAGTGCGATCCCGCCCACGTCTGCTGCTCCGAACCGAACACCGGGATCGGTGCGCAGCCCCAGTCCAGGCCCTTCGCCTCCTTGCACGGAGTGACCATCCACGGCCCGACGATCATGAAGGCGGCCTTGTTGTTGCTGAACGAGACCCAGTCGCCGTCGGCGGCGGCGTTCTTCGGCGAGTAGCCGTCGTCGATCAGGCTCTTGAAGTAGGTGATCGAGTCGATCGCCGGCTTGTCGGCGAAGCCGGTCTTGGTGCCGTCGTCGCTGATCATGTAGCCGCCGTTCTGGAAGATCATCGACTGTGCGACCAGGCCGCCGATGCTCAGGGCGCTCACCCAGTAGCCCTTGACGTTCTTGGACCTGCACTTGTCCAGCACCGCCATGAACTCGTCCTTGGTGGTCGG
This window encodes:
- a CDS encoding carbohydrate ABC transporter permease, yielding MTTTKLITSGPSGVDSSTALRRRTHQTGYSRTRVGPLTYVAMTVISLIFVLPLLWMLLTTFKTESDARSIPIRVLPTEWTLRAYKVIFDDAANPVYTWLLNSLAVSVLHMLLTVAVASAAAYALARMSFAGRNLLFGILIATLFVPGFIFFMPNYLTMSKLGWLDSYWALVVPGAAGAFGVFFLRQFFLSIPRELEESALIDGANSWTIFTRIVLPLSKPGLVTLAVLSFLGAWNDFVWPVFVLFSPNKMTLAPGLATLQGAYTTDYPVVMAGASVAAIPVLILYVVVQRYVIEGVANSGLKG
- a CDS encoding sugar ABC transporter permease; amino-acid sequence: MSRTALRHHRPLTPYLFVAPYVVLLLTFVVGPAVFGFWMSLHNWDFMLPGKPWVGLQNYRDLLDAGSVIFHPFWNGMKNTFLFVLMSVPFLVAIPLGLSLLLNQKFAGRTFFRAVVFTPFVLGVAVVGLLFGYLFDPEVGLINGILSGIGLPKVSWLTTQPQAWITILVTTIWWTIGFNAVIFLAGLQGLPGELYEAAELDGAGRWARFRHVTVPGLRNIFLFVVTTTILASANLFGQPYILTRGGPGDSTTTAIMAMTNEGLRGFRMGTAAAMSYVLALALTIISIANFLIMRERRPS
- a CDS encoding ABC transporter substrate-binding protein, which gives rise to MATADPVRFSRRTLLGAAAAVGAGLTFSGCGGSHGPGQEPAEGTQGKGGAEGYSGPAVTLQYWNGLTGGDGPVMKKLVAKFMKAHPKIKVTTTSIAWADLFQKLPASVQSGRAPDICLMHTGDIATNAARRVVQPIDDVVKGAKLTADDYAELVWKATYYKDQQYAIPLDIHPAGLYYNKKVLAQVGADPEKPPTTKDEFMAVLDKCRSKNVKGYWVSALSIGGLVAQSMIFQNGGYMISDDGTKTGFADKPAIDSITYFKSLIDDGYSPKNAAADGDWVSFSNNKAAFMIVGPWMVTPCKEAKGLDWGCAPIPVFGSEQQTWAGSHCFTLPRQTNQDKNKATAARVFVNWMSQNSVGWAEAGMVPARKSVRESSEFAQYTDVKQFEKMIDWAHFPPNVPGAGDTDPEWSKAVSLAVTGKKPVAQALQDAAQKGDQILTANKKKYSG